One window of Atribacter laminatus genomic DNA carries:
- a CDS encoding aspartate-semialdehyde dehydrogenase, whose amino-acid sequence MKSYNVAVAGVTGAVGQEMLKILEERNFPVKQLKPLASQRSVGKIVTFRGEKIPVEILSTESFQGMDFALFSAGASISKEFAPLAGQEGCIVIDNSSAFRQDPDVPLIIPEVNPGAIVDFRKKNIIANPNCTTIVTIVPLKPLHDYGRIKRVVASSYQAASGAGAKAMQELEDQVKEYAFGREMVAGVFPYQIAFNLIPQVDVFLDNFYSKEEMKMVWETRKIMGEPDLQITATCVRVPVLRAHSVSVNIETEKKITRDKAIELLSAFPGVTVQDDPANRVYPMPWLVSGKDNCYVGRIREDISCPNGLTLWSVGDQIRKGAALNAIQIAELLIEKKLV is encoded by the coding sequence ATGAAGAGCTATAATGTCGCGGTAGCCGGAGTAACCGGAGCAGTTGGCCAGGAAATGTTAAAAATTCTTGAAGAAAGAAATTTTCCGGTTAAACAATTAAAACCGTTGGCATCGCAGCGATCGGTAGGAAAGATCGTTACTTTTCGTGGAGAAAAGATCCCGGTCGAGATTCTGTCAACGGAAAGTTTTCAAGGAATGGACTTCGCATTGTTTAGCGCTGGAGCATCGATTAGTAAGGAATTTGCTCCTCTCGCTGGTCAAGAGGGGTGTATCGTTATTGATAATTCATCGGCATTTCGTCAGGACCCCGATGTGCCTTTGATTATTCCGGAAGTGAATCCCGGTGCCATTGTCGATTTTAGAAAGAAAAATATTATTGCCAATCCAAATTGCACGACAATTGTCACGATTGTTCCTTTGAAACCGCTTCACGATTATGGAAGAATTAAAAGAGTGGTAGCATCGAGCTATCAAGCGGCTTCGGGCGCTGGTGCTAAAGCGATGCAGGAACTAGAAGATCAAGTAAAAGAGTACGCTTTTGGTCGAGAAATGGTAGCGGGAGTTTTTCCTTATCAAATTGCTTTTAATCTCATACCTCAGGTAGACGTATTTCTAGATAATTTTTATAGCAAAGAGGAAATGAAAATGGTTTGGGAAACTCGAAAAATCATGGGCGAACCTGATTTACAGATAACAGCGACCTGTGTCCGGGTTCCGGTGCTCCGTGCCCATTCGGTATCGGTGAATATTGAAACTGAGAAGAAGATTACCCGAGATAAGGCAATCGAGCTTCTTTCGGCTTTTCCGGGTGTCACCGTACAGGACGATCCAGCCAATCGAGTCTATCCCATGCCCTGGTTGGTATCCGGAAAAGATAATTGTTATGTGGGGCGAATTCGAGAAGATATTTCCTGCCCGAACGGGTTAACTCTCTGGTCAGTAGGCGATCAAATCCGCAAAGGGGCAGCTCTTAACGCTATTCAAATTGCTGAATTGCTGATTGAAAAAAAATTAGTATAA